The DNA window GAACAAGAAGTACATTATCCTTAGAGGCCGTTATTATCGAAACATTGGCGGTCATTCCTGTTTTTAAACCTGAGGGGCTGTCGATATCTATGGTAACGTTGAAAGTTGCACTTCCATTCTGTACTGTACCATTTGCCGCGATATTCGATACTTTCCCGTTATATACCTTGTCTTTAAACGCATCCGCCGTTATTTCGGCGCTTTGGCCAACCTTTATGTTGCCTATATCAAGTTCATCGACAGGTACGATTACCTGCATTGCCGATCTGTTTTCTATTGTTGCAATAGCATCAGAAGACGATACGGAAGTTTGAGAACTTCTACTGCTTGCGGTCGTGCTTGAAGAATTTGCACTTGAAGAATTTGCATTCCCGGAACTGGAACTAGAACTTGCTGATGAAGCCGACGATGATGTCCCAACTTCATCTCCCGCCTTAACCTGTATATTGAATACTACTCCGTCTACAGGCGCCTTCACCGTTAAAGCATCCACCGATTTTTGCTTATCCGATACATCCAATTGGGCAGATTCTATATTAACTTCAGCCGTCTGTATTTGATTATCAATGTTATCGCTTTTTGTAGCGATCAACTTCTGGCCTTTTTTCACAGTGCTGCCTGCACTTACATATATATTTGCAATAGTACCGCTCTGTTTTGGATTTACAGTAACCACGTCACCTGAAGTCAGCCCCGTTGCATTCACATCCTTGCCTGACAATTTGGTAACATTATAATTGCTGTCCCAGCTTAATCCTGATTTGTCCATGACCTGAAATACCATTCCTGATTCCTTGCTATTTGAAAGCAACTTCAGCGTCTTATTTTTCCCATTTATAACGGCTTGCACGCTTTGCCCTATATTGATCTTAATCTCGCTTATTGTGGGATCATTTCCCGATACGGTTAATTTCATCACAGAAGTATCCTCTATCTGTATTAGTCCGCTTTGTCCGCCCATCTGAGGCGATACGCTGTCTCCCGTGCTCGCATTAACAGCTTTTACTATCCCGTCGACAGTAGAATATATAATAAGCTGTGATTTCTGGTCTTTTAAACTTTTTAGCGAATTTTGAAGCTGTGATAAGTTTATCTGGGATTTTTTTAAATCAAGCTTTGTTTGATCATTTGATAAAGTAAATAAAGTATCTCCACTTTTGACTGTCTGACCCTCGGTGCAATTTACCGTAAGTACGGTACTTCCATCCGGGGCCGTAATATATCTCGTATCTGAAGGCGATATCGTACCTATCGCAGACACCGTGCTTTTTATGCTTCCCGTTTTTACGGAATAATTGAAACTTACAGGCGCCGTCCTATTCTTGCGGGCCACGGCTCTGTATATCGCAAATGCGCCGCCTATAACTGCGATACAAACAACAGCTATTATAATATTTCTCCGAACCGTTTTTTTAATTTTGATCATATTGCGTCTCCCCTATTCAAATTGATAATATATTCAAATATTAACTTTCAATTGTGAACATGCCATATAAAAATCCTTAAATTTTTCTTAAATAAACATGAAGGCGTATTTCTTGCAAAACGTGCCATGACCTTATATTTCAAACCTGTAGCCAACTCCCCATAATGTTTCGATATACTGGGGATTCGAAGGATCCACCTCTATCTTTTCCCTTATCTTTCTGATATGAACCGTTACGGTTGTGGTATCGCCTATAGAATCCATTCCCCATATTTTATCAAATAGCTCTTCTTTCGAAAAAACCCTGTTAGGATTGGATGCAAGTAGCGTAAGGAGATCAAATTCTTTATTTGTCAAAACTATTTCTTTATCGTTGACAAAAACCCTTCTTGAGCTCTTATCGATCACAATTCCTCTTATTTTCACCACATCATCCTTCTGTTCTTTGCTGCCGATCAGCCTGTCATATCTTGCAATATGTGCTTTTACCCTCGCCACTAATTCACCTGGGCTGAAAGGCTTTGTGATATAATCATCGGCCCCGAGACCGAGCCCATTGATTTTATCGATGTCCTCTTTTCTGGCAGATACTATCAAAATAGGGATGTTCTTTTTTTCTCTTATCTTTTTGCACACCTCAAACCCGTCTATCTCTGGCAGCATCAAATCAAGTATTATCAAGTCATAATCTCTGGCAAGCGCCGTTTTTAAACCCGTATCTCCTCTTTGCTCAATGTCTGCCTTAAAGCCGCTGGCTTCAAAATAGTCCCTCTCCAGTTCAGCTATGCTTTCTTCGTCTTCGATTATTAAAATTCTTTTCATTGTTCTCTCTCCCTGTCTGCCCTCTTCAAGGTAAAATATATACTTGTTCCATTTCCGTATTCGCTGCTTGCCCATATCTTACCGCCATGTTCTTCTATTATTCTCTTTGCTATGGCAAGCCCGAGGCCGCTTCCCCCTGTTTTCGAATTTCTTGACGGGTCCGCACGATAAAAACTGTCAAAGACATAAGGAAGTGACTCTTTTGATATGCCATGTCCGTTGTCGTGTACCTCAATAGTTGCATATTCGGCATCTGAACTTAAGTTTATATCTATCTTGCTGTTTTGTTTGTCCATGTATTTTATAGCATTATTGATTATATTTGTCACCACCCTCTTAATCTTTTCTCTATCTCCTATAACCATTAATTCTCCAGCATATTCTATATTCAATTTCATACTGATATTTTTCTTTTCCATGTCAAACTGAAATTCCTCTATACAATCGGCAAGATATTTTTTTATATCTATTCCCTCAAAGTTGAACGGAACCCTTTTTAAGTCAAGCTTTGAAAACAAAAATAATTCATCTATCATTTTATCAAGATCATTGGATTTCGAATAAATCGTCTTAATATATCTTTCCATCTTTTCCTTCGAATCCGCAACCCCATCCATGATTCCCTCAATGTATCCCTTTATGGCAGTTATCGGGGTCTTCAGGTCGTGAGAAATGCTGGATATAAGCTCTTTCCTGTTATTTTCATATTGTATTTTTTGGTCCATAGAATATTTAAGCTGCCGCCTCATCTCTTCAAATGCTTCCCCGAGTTCGCCTATTTCATCGCTCGATCTAATCTTCACCTCACAATCAAGATTGCCCATCTTGATCTGTTCCGCGGCATATTTCAATGATACTAAGGGATTAACGATACTTTTTGAGACAAGATATGTTAGAATGCTATTTGTCAGAACTAAAATAATCGTAACAACAGCTACCATAATGCCCATAAATTTTTTCTCATTTTGGCCTGCGGTACTGACATCGGTCAGTAAAAATACGCTGCCTTTTTGTTTGTTTGTAAAATAAAAATCATGCTGCCTTATAAACATAACTTTGTTTCCAACCAGCACCGGATCGTGCCTGTATTCATCCGTTGCCCCAAATTGAGGAAGCTCATTTGAGAAATTGACACCTGAAAGTATTCTGGATGTATAGACGATCTTGTTTTCTCTCCTCACTACGAGCCCCGTATTGATTATCATAAGCTTTTTATCTATACTGTTTAAGAATCTGGCATCTTTCAATACTTCAGGATTATTTGAAGCAGTGAATTTTATATCATTGAACACATCTGTGCCTTCCGTCAGAAGCCTCCTTTGTGGCCCATTGCCAAATTTGAAAAAGTTGGCATTGGCACTGCTTCCAA is part of the Clostridiales bacterium genome and encodes:
- a CDS encoding HAMP domain-containing sensor histidine kinase: MMSIKFRLLFSYIAMLVIPIVLSLLAAIIIRSAVFGSSANANFFKFGNGPQRRLLTEGTDVFNDIKFTASNNPEVLKDARFLNSIDKKLMIINTGLVVRRENKIVYTSRILSGVNFSNELPQFGATDEYRHDPVLVGNKVMFIRQHDFYFTNKQKGSVFLLTDVSTAGQNEKKFMGIMVAVVTIILVLTNSILTYLVSKSIVNPLVSLKYAAEQIKMGNLDCEVKIRSSDEIGELGEAFEEMRRQLKYSMDQKIQYENNRKELISSISHDLKTPITAIKGYIEGIMDGVADSKEKMERYIKTIYSKSNDLDKMIDELFLFSKLDLKRVPFNFEGIDIKKYLADCIEEFQFDMEKKNISMKLNIEYAGELMVIGDREKIKRVVTNIINNAIKYMDKQNSKIDINLSSDAEYATIEVHDNGHGISKESLPYVFDSFYRADPSRNSKTGGSGLGLAIAKRIIEEHGGKIWASSEYGNGTSIYFTLKRADREREQ
- a CDS encoding response regulator transcription factor, producing MKRILIIEDEESIAELERDYFEASGFKADIEQRGDTGLKTALARDYDLIILDLMLPEIDGFEVCKKIREKKNIPILIVSARKEDIDKINGLGLGADDYITKPFSPGELVARVKAHIARYDRLIGSKEQKDDVVKIRGIVIDKSSRRVFVNDKEIVLTNKEFDLLTLLASNPNRVFSKEELFDKIWGMDSIGDTTTVTVHIRKIREKIEVDPSNPQYIETLWGVGYRFEI
- a CDS encoding efflux RND transporter periplasmic adaptor subunit, coding for MIKIKKTVRRNIIIAVVCIAVIGGAFAIYRAVARKNRTAPVSFNYSVKTGSIKSTVSAIGTISPSDTRYITAPDGSTVLTVNCTEGQTVKSGDTLFTLSNDQTKLDLKKSQINLSQLQNSLKSLKDQKSQLIIYSTVDGIVKAVNASTGDSVSPQMGGQSGLIQIEDTSVMKLTVSGNDPTISEIKINIGQSVQAVINGKNKTLKLLSNSKESGMVFQVMDKSGLSWDSNYNVTKLSGKDVNATGLTSGDVVTVNPKQSGTIANIYVSAGSTVKKGQKLIATKSDNIDNQIQTAEVNIESAQLDVSDKQKSVDALTVKAPVDGVVFNIQVKAGDEVGTSSSASSASSSSSSGNANSSSANSSSTTASSRSSQTSVSSSDAIATIENRSAMQVIVPVDELDIGNIKVGQSAEITADAFKDKVYNGKVSNIAANGTVQNGSATFNVTIDIDSPSGLKTGMTANVSIITASKDNVLLVPIDAVQDIGSNKYVEVSEGNSVTRKKVEIGIVNSDYAEVVSGLSDGDKIVMQVRETSSGSSTQNQFRGFPGMSGQGAGSMGANRQFRQSNN